The following proteins come from a genomic window of Proteiniphilum propionicum:
- a CDS encoding porin family protein: MNKRITSLVLLLLLTISTFAQFRTGVKGGGNISNINMNMNGVELEIYKPRMGVHAGFMAEYMFGAHFGLQTELLYVYSGATINSDKYTQGLEVPEGVEMEGYADMHTFQLPLYLKTKFVVSPTIKLYVMGGGFATFTPTAEQHVRTSYEGESMKVKWSLFDSKIRILDVEESNVYMQQRWNAGLAAEVGTEVMDRLTVGVGFRHILNNMAAFGYLVGGGSVKPTTKMWTTNISVGYFF, from the coding sequence ATGAATAAAAGAATCACTTCTTTAGTTTTGTTGTTATTGTTGACAATATCCACTTTCGCACAATTTCGCACAGGAGTAAAAGGCGGTGGAAACATCTCGAACATCAATATGAACATGAACGGTGTGGAACTGGAAATCTACAAGCCCCGCATGGGAGTGCATGCAGGATTTATGGCTGAATATATGTTTGGAGCCCACTTCGGATTACAGACAGAATTACTGTATGTATACAGCGGTGCAACCATTAACTCTGACAAATACACGCAAGGGTTGGAGGTCCCCGAAGGAGTTGAAATGGAGGGTTATGCAGATATGCACACATTCCAGCTGCCTTTGTATTTAAAAACAAAGTTCGTTGTATCTCCCACGATCAAGCTGTATGTTATGGGTGGCGGGTTTGCCACGTTTACGCCAACAGCCGAACAACACGTGCGAACGTCTTATGAAGGAGAATCCATGAAAGTGAAATGGAGTTTGTTTGATTCCAAAATTCGCATTCTGGATGTAGAAGAGAGTAACGTGTATATGCAACAGCGGTGGAACGCAGGTCTAGCAGCCGAAGTGGGCACCGAAGTGATGGACAGACTAACGGTCGGTGTAGGTTTCAGACATATATTGAACAATATGGCGGCATTTGGATATCTTGTTGGAGGCGGTTCCGTAAAACCCACCACGAAGATGTGGACGACAAATATCTCGGTGGGGTATTTCTTCTGA